GGCTTCGGCATATTCTTGTGGTTGTACAAGTGCTTTAAACTCGCTATCCCAGTCAAACTGCAACTGCGATGCGTAAGTACGAAGCTTGTCGTTAACTTTGCCGCCTAGTAATTGGTATACAGGTAAGCCGAGTGCTTTACCTTTAATATCCCAAAGTGCGGTATCAATTGCACTCATTGCAGCATAAACCACAGGGCCGCCACCTAAACCCCAAAAGCTTTCGCGCAACATACGCGACCATAACTTTTCAGTTTGAAAAGGGTCGTGGCCAATTAAAAATGCATCGGCCATTTCTTTTATCATTGCAGCGGCTGCGCTATGGCCTAAGTCGTAGGCAAGGCCCGCTTCGCCAACACCGCTAATACCTTCATCAGTATGAATACGAACAAACACAGGCGTCCATGCTGGGCGCTCAGGGCAATGAATATCAAATACTTCTACGCGATTTACTTTCATTAAAATTCCTTAATTAGCAAAACTGGGATCAAGTCGGTACGCTTTACGTAACATAGCAGGCCAAGCTAGCTGTCCACCTGTGCTACCACTGTGTACAACGTTAGCTTGGTTATAAATATTATCGATTATTGGCTGCGGTACAGGTATAGCTTCTTGCGAGCTGGCTTGAAGGGCTAATTGTATTTCGCAGGCGCGCTGTAAATCATAAAAACGCATAAATGCATCGCCTACGGTTGGCCCTACTGTTAGGCCACCGTGATTGACTAACAACATATGATTGGTGCTACCTAAATCATCTTGTAGTACTTTGCGCTCATCATCATTTACTGCAAGCCCTTCATAACCATGATACGAAAGTGATGGCAATGAAAACATAGAATACTGGCTCAGCGGCAATAAGCCATTTTTTTGAGTAGCAACTGCGATGGTTTCTTTGGTGTGTAAATGAATAACACAGTGTGCGTCTTCACGTACTTCATGAATTGCGCTGTGTATTGTAAAACCCGCAGGGTTAATGCTAAGAGGTGTGTCGTCAATTATATTACCGTTTAAATCAACCTTTACTAAGTTAGATGCAGTTACCTCATCAAAGGTTAAACCAAAGGCATTTACAAGATAGTGATCCGTGCCAGGCAAGCGCGCCGATAAGTGCGTGTAAATTAAATCTCCCCATCGAAAATGATCAACTAAGCGGTAACAAGCCGCTAAATCAACACGTAATTGCCACTCTTGCTCCGACACTTTATTTTTTAAATCGAGTTGGGGTAAATCAAACATAATAAGCCTTTTAAAATACGTACAACAACACAGGTACGAATAGATGTTTAGAAGTCTAAAGCAGTATTAATTTTATAGCAAACACAAACAAAACAGCCACACATGTGTGTGGCTGTATTAAGGTGACGTAATATCTTAATTAGATAAAAACGTACTATACACGCGGTATATTATTTTACTTTAGAAAGGTAATCAGCAATTGCTTCAAACTCTTCATCAGTCACTGAGGCTACCATAGCTTTCATTGCCATAGTCATGCCATTACTGCGTGCACCCGATTTAATATCTTTCATTTGCGCAACTAAATAGTCTTTGTTTTGACCATTAATTTTTGGGTATGCACCCATAATTGGCGCTTTACCTTCAGCACCGTGACATGTTTGACACATTTTTTGAGTATAAAGGGCTTCGCCATCAGCAGCTGCTGCATTAAACGAAAAACTTGCGGCTAAACTAATACCCGCGCCTACTATTAGTGTTTTCATCTTGCTCATTGTATTTACTCTTCTTTTTTGACGGTTAGAAAAATAGTCTATTGATTGTAGTAAACAATCTAATAAAAAGCATACGTATCAATTTACGTTAGGCGATCAAACACGACTACGTTTAGCTCACCATTACTTACTTTAGCAAATAATAATGAACAGCCACTTACCACACTAAATCATCTGGCACTTCAAAGTCGGCGTACGGGTCGTCTTCATCTTTTGGTTTGTTTTCTGGTTCAACATGAAAAACAATGTATTGCTCGTCCACTTCTGCCACTTTACGTGCCGGCTCGTCGTCAAGTACGTAAAACTGCCCTTCTAGCACACATATTGCTAAACGGCCGCCCGAAAGTGCCTTTTGGGTTTTTTCGTTTACGTCTATTCCTTTCACTTTATTATCGTAAGTAAAGTTAAAAGTACGCTCACCACGAATAGAGTCTTGGTTATGGTGCTCAAGTATTTGTTTAACGCGCGCCACTTGCTCACGTTGTTTTAATTCACTTTGGCGAGACTGATTAAGCTCTTCAGCCTTTTTTTGCTGCTCAAGTTTAGTTTGCTGTATGTGCTTTTGCAGATCGCTAGGGTTACTTGTAGCCCCTTTCTTTTGCTTTTTTTGTTGCTTACGCTTTTCTGATTTAGCAACTTTTGCTTTATGCGATGTTGTTAACCCTGCTTGCAGCAATTGGTCTTGTAATGAACCCATGGCTTTGTTCCACTAAAAACTTATATTAGGTTTATTTTAATCACCAACGAGTACAAATAACAGTGCTATTAGCATTAATCTAGCAAACGCGTAATTACAAACCCTGATTTAACGCAAACTAGAGTGTTTTAGCATATGAAATATATACTATTTTTAATATACTCTGTTTAACTTATCAGCATATATACTAAGCCTTGCAATGCGTTTGCCTCATCTACTTATTTGCTCCGTATTTATATTTTTTGTGCTATATGCGCCGCAGCCTTTACTTAGTTTATTTGCACGCGAGTTTAATGTATTGCCAGCCGTTGCTGGCAGTTTAATGACCGCTACTATGTTGCCTTTAGCAATTGCCCCTTTTTTATATGGGTTGTTTTTAGCTAAACGTAACCCGTTAAAAATACTGCGTATAGCAATGATTTTTTTAGGCCTAAGCTGCCTATTATTTACGCTTGCACCTAGCTTTAAGCTGTTACTTTTAGTGCGGTTTTTACAAGGCCTAACGCTGCCTGCTGCACTAACCGCCATGACCAGCTACATTGGCACCAGCTACAGTAACGATACGCTACAAAAAAATATGACCTTTTATATAGGCAGTACCATAGCAGGTGGTTACTTTGGCCGTGTTTTAGCCGCATTATTTAGCGATTTATGGCACTGGCAAAGTTTTTATTATGTTATTGCCTTTGCCCTTATTGGGCTTGCACTTAGTATTAAACCGCAAGGCTTTATAAAAGCTAAGCAACCTATGCTTTCTCCTTTAGGTTACATAAAACAGCTTAAAAATGGCTCGGTACTAAAATTATATGGCGCCGTATTTTGTATGTTTTTTTGTTTTGCAGCACTACTTAATTACCTTCCGTTTATTTTGCAAAACACGTTTTTAATTACCAACACTCGCGACATAGGCTTAGTGTACAGCGGTTACTTAATTGGTGCTTTAGCATCTGTTGCAACGCCTTGGCTTGCTAAAAAAGCTCCCTCGCCCTGGCATTTACTGGCCGCGGTATTTATTATTTATAACGTGAGTATTTTATTACTTATAAGCCACCAGCTAAGCGTTTTTTTAATCGCCTTTACGCTGTTTTGCGCCGCCATGTTTGTTATTCATTCAAGTGCAGCCCCCTTAGTTAATAAAATAAGCAAGGCCCCAGCAAGCGTGACTAATGGTGGTTATGTATCGTTTTATTACAGTGGCGGAGCGCTTGGCTCATTGTTACCGGGCGTGGTGTACCAACACTCAGGGCAAACAGCATTTATGCTGTGTTTACTGAGTGTGTGTATCGTGGGATTTTCTTTGGTTATGTGGGGTTATCTTGAAGGTAAAAATACAACCCGAGGCTGATGCCCTGTATGACTAAAAAAGGTGTTTAAATCGTTTTTAGTAAGCAGCCATGTTTGTGTGTTTTCAAATAGATGGCAATGAAAAAGCGCATTAAACCAAATATCTTGGTCAAGCCATAGCGTCACTTCATTTTGCTTATCGTTTGCTAAGGCCAGCATAGATACACAACCTGGCTGCACTTTTAAATATCGTGCTAGGCGCTCGTTTGATGCAAACCCTAATCGAGAAAGCCCCTGCTGCTTAGACAAGGTTTTTAAATCAAGCTGTTTATCGTGAGCGGTGATCACTAAAAAGTGCTTTTTACCTTCGTTATCACGTAAAAATAAGTTTTTAAGCCGCGTGCCAGGGCGCTTTACCATAAATGCATCGGCATCTAAACTCGTATGCAGCGCAGGATGCTCTATTACATCGTAACTAATTTCTAGTTGCGCTAATACTTGCGCAAGCTTTGCTTTATCGGCCAACATGCTACAAACAACGCCCTCTTAGCTGCACACTTAAATCACGCCATAACACTTCGCTAATTTCGTGCTTGTTTTCGCAGTAATTGTTTTCACTGAGCTCTTGATTTAAAAAACTAACCGCTTGGTCTTCTAACTGCAGTTTTAACACGCTTGAATCTTCAAAATGTTCTTGCTCAATGTAACGTTTTACATCGGAGCGACTAGGCCTATTTTTACCACCTCGTCCCTCACCGTTTAAATTAATATTACTGCGATGCTTAGCTTTAACCGACACCACATATGCAAATATTTTATTACCTTGCTCATCTAGGTTCTCATAAAATTGCTTGTTGTTTATTTCAAAGGGTGGCTCTTCGTTGCTAGCACAACCGGCAAGTAGCAAAGCAAGTACACAGATACTTTTTTTCATTGTTTTTGTCGTTTAGCGTGGTATTTGTCTCGAGTCTATCAAAAATAAACGATAACAGTTAAATATTGCTAAAAAATACTTGACCAATTTTATAAATATATTTAAAGTTCACCCCGCTTGGAACTCAGCAGCCAAGTAATTACAGTATTTGTAATTTAGGAATGTGGGGCTATAGCTCAGCTGGGAGAGCGCCTGCCTTGCACGCAGGAGGTCAGCAGTTCGATCCTGCTTAGCTCCACCACTTTCCTACTCTCCTCCATCATTGTTATGCCTCATTTTATTATTCTATTTTTAACTACTTAATCGCATTTATCATAGCTAATTTCTTGTTTGTTTAGTTTTTTTTGTCTATAAATTATGTCACTTGTACTAATAATACTTTTGGCTTAAAGAATGGATCATCCAAAACGCTCTACCTTAAAAAAGCTTGCTGCAATAGGTTTAACCGCGGGCGTTGTTACCCATGCGCCTTATGTATTTGCACGTAAAAAGGTCACACTGAGAGTATTGGGTACTCATGTAACCTTACAAGAAGCCATTCGAAAACAAGCTATGCTTGATTTAGGTATTAATATTGAATTCACACCTGCTGGCAGTGCCGCAGTTTTACAAAAAGCCTCTATGGACCCAAGCTCGTTTGACTTATATGAACAGTGGTCAAATAGCATAAATGTGCTGTGGAATGCAGGCTCAATCCAACCAATAGAAAAAAAGCGCCTCACTTACTTTAATGAAATAAACACACTTACCAAAACAGGGAAGCTAACCCCCGATGCAAATATCGGTGCAGGTGATGCACCATATAAGTTACTCAATGTACAAGATAATGGAACCTTAAGTGCAGATGAGAGTGACCTAATTAGCTTTTTACCCTATGTGCATAACGTTGACTCATTTGGATATAACACCGCCATGATAAAACCTGGTATTGCATACGAAACAGAAAGCTGGGGCTGGTTATTAGATAAAGAGCACGCAGGAAAAGTAGCGATTGTAAATGCGCCAACTATTGGGTTATTTGATTTAGCCTTAGCAGCACAGAGTAAAGGCCTAATAAAATTTAAAAACATTGGTGCAATGACACGCTCTGAGTTAGACCGCTTATTTAATATTTTATTAGATTACAAACGCCAAGGTCACTTTGCGGGTTATTGGAACTCAGTTCCTGAGTCTGTTGAGTTTATGAAAAGCCAGCGAGTACATATTGAAAGTATGTTTTCTCCGGCCGTAGCAGCACTTAACAGTCAAAACATAAACGTGCGTTTTGCAGCCCCAAAAGAAGGCTACCGCGGCTGGCACGGGGTTATGTGTTTATCGTCGCAAACAAAAAACAGCGTAAAAGATGCAGCCTACGATTACATGAACTGGTGGCTTTCAGGCTGGCCTGGCGCCTTTATTGCTCGCCAAGGCTATTACATTAGCAACCCTCAAAGATCTAAAGCACTCTTATCGCCCGAAGAGTGGGACTACTGGTACTTAGGTAAAAAAGCCGATGTAGACTTACTTAATACAAATAGAGAGGTCGCTGTAAAGGCCGGTGAACAGCGCAATGGCGGAAGCTATAATAAACGCTTTAGTAATGTAGCAGTGTGGAACAGTGTAATGCCTACTTATGATTACAGTTTACAAAAATGGTATGAGTTAATAAGCCGATAATGATAGTACGCTCAATAAAATCAAAGATAATAATCGCCTTATGCTTTTTAATAACCATATTAATTTTGCAAAGTTACTTATTTAATTATTCGCAAAAATCCCTTTTTAAATTACAAAGTGCGCAGCATAAGGCATTACTGCAAAGTGAAACCGTTACCCGCTTAGAAAATGATGTCATTTCACTTCAAAGCCAAGCCGTAGCCTATTTAGATCATGCAAATAGTCATACAGTAGATAAGTTTAATGTTCACCTAAATGCAGCTAAAATAAACTTAGAGCAATTAAGAAAAAACTTCCCGGATTATGATGAAGATTACCAAAATCAAATCACTCGCCTAGACGATTACGTTAAGAGTTACCAAGAAACATTTAATCAAGTAATTATTAATAGAACCAAGCGTGAACTGTTATATGAGAGCCAGTTTAAGCAGCCCATAAACAATCTAAAAGCGCAAATAAATAAGCTTGAAAAAACCAGTACACTAAAAAACCAAACCCTTTTTGTCGATACGTTGCTAACAATTAGTAATATTGAGCAAGCCACTGCCAGTTATTTGTACAAGCCAAATTATGATGAGGCACTTAATGTGCAAAATAATCTAGCACATTTAAATACACTGCTGAAAAATATTGATGAAAGTAGTATTAACTTGCTTAGTAATACAACTGAGCTCAAACAAGCCTACAGCCAATTGGTGCTTTTAACACGCAGCTATACCTACTCAGTTAACGTAGTTTTAACCGGAATTGAAAATGAGTTACTGTATTTAGCTAGTCAAATTAGAGGGATTGAAAAACAAAAGCTTACCAAAACAGAAAAGCAACTGAGTGAGCACTTAATAAGAAATACTGAGCTTGCGAATCTTTTTGCGGCTCTTATTACTATTATTATTATTTTGGTTACGTTTTTTATTTTTAACTCTGTTATTAAGCCTTTAACACAACTAACAACGTTACTTAAAGATATGAGCAGTGGAAAGCAGGTTAACCTAAGCGGTAACATGCACCACCAAAGTGAAATTAATTCTGTTATAACAGCTGCAAATGCACTCTACTTAAAAAACAAGCAAACAAATGAACTATTAGAAGAAACCCAAGCGCTTAATTCAAAAATGGAAACAATGAATAAAGAGCTGACTGTAGCTATTACACAAGCAAAAAATGCCAACCAAGCGAAAGGCGATTTTGTTGCTAATATGAGCCATGAGCTACGCACACCAATGAATGGCATTTTAGGAATGCTACAACTATTACAAAGCAGTGCCCTGCCCGCTAGGCAAAAGCACTATGCCGATAAAGCCTTTTCAAGTGCGCAAAATTTACTACAAATACTTAATAACGTGCTTGATTTTTCAAAGCTTGAGTCTGAAAAGGTTAAGCTTGAGTCCATCCCATTTACTTTACATACCGTTGTTTCTAACGTTAAAAATTTATTTTCGGTTAATGCTAAACAAAAAGGGTTACGCCTTAACTTTGTACTACATGTTGATGCGGGGCTTGAGCTTATTGGTGACCCTTTACACTTGAGCCAAATTATCAATAACTGTGTTGGCAATGCTATTAAGTTTACTGAGCACGGTGAAATCACCTTAAGTATTGAAGCCACAACACAAGATAAACAAAATATTCACTTACGCTTTGGAATAAAAGACACAGGTATAGGAATGACACAAGCGCAGTGCGCTTCTATATTTGATTCGTTCTACCAAGGAGATTCGAGTACAACACGTAAATACGGCGGTACTGGATTAGGTTTGACTATTTGTAAGCAACTTACAAAATTACTTGGTGGCGAAATACAAGTACGTACTACACCTAACCAAGGGAGTGAGTTTTACTTTACACTGCCGTTTAAAATGTCTAGCCAAGAGATATTAAAAAAGCATGCATTGTTGATTAGCCCCAATACAGATCAAATAAACTCCCTAACTACGTTATTGAGTAATGCTGATATAACCACTGAAATTACTCAAGAGCCGCTTCGTGCTATTGCAAAAATGTCTCAGCCCAGCAATCCCTTTAATATCGTAATTATGGCGTTGCCACATACAGAGTTAAAAGATAACTTTATTTTGCAGCAACTTTACCTACAGAAACAAAAAAACAAACATAAGCTACTACTCATTCTGCTAATTAACGATCAGGAGCATCCTCAAGCCGTCCCCGATAGCGAACACATTGATATTATCACTATCGGTAACACTCATACTGAGTCTCAGTTAATGCGCTTACTGCTACCCGACTCAACAAAACTTGATGCGGGTGAATCATACCCGCAATTTACTGGTTACACTGCACTGGCAGTAGATGATAACCCTGTTAACCAAGAAATAATCGAAGCATTATTAGCTAAATTAAATATGACGGTGGTATCTGCAAGTAATGGACAAGAAGCGCTTACTAAGATTGAAGAAACCGACGTAGATATTATTTTTATGGATATACAAATGCCCGTGATGGATGGCTTAGAGGCGACACGCACACTCCGCCAAAGAGGTTATACAACACCTATTATTGCGGTAACTGCTGCAGCATTTTCAAATGATAAAAAAGCAGCAATTAGAGCTGGCATGGATGATTACTTAGTTAAACCCTTATTGTTTGGATTACTTTGTGACACCATAGAAAAACATATAAAGAAAACCGATACGTTAAGTACATTAAATTTAGAAGCAGCAAAAGATAACCTTGAAGAAAATAGCGAGCTCATCAATCTAGTATTTACTAAATTTAATGATGACTATAGCCATTTCATGGAGGTTGCTGTCAAAAAGTTAAATGATAATGAATATACAAGCTTATCTAGAGCCATGCATAGTCTAAAAGGACTAGCAGGAACGCTAGGTTTAGAGTTACTTGAGCAAAGTGCTAAAAAGGCAGAGTTAGAGCTTACAAATAACGAATATACTGACCTTGATATTTTTAATGAACAACTTACCTTAGCACTTTATGCTGTTAGGCAATTTCTCATTACTAGCACCATAAAAGAAGACACAGCAACATTAAGCCCACCAGAAGATCAAACGACATTAATTGATGAAGTGTATTCTTTAGCTTTATCTGCTCGCCCAATTCCTAGCAAATTTATTAGAGAGATTGAGCTTAAGCAATTCCCTAATTCCCACCCATTATTCGAGTTAAAAGAAGCAATAGATAACTTTAACTACACTTTAGTGATTAAACTTATTGATAAATACAGAAATAACCTTAAAAACTAGACAATTATAGGAACTATAAACTAACGTTAAGGGGTATTTATTGAATAAGGATTTAGTGTGCATTCGATCTTTCTCGCTGACAACAATAAGCCTGTAGCGAATCAAAAGCAAAAACCATTGATTCTCATTGTTGATGATGAACCTAGTAATTTGCACGTATTAGTTGAGGGTCTACTTGCTGACTACGATGTGCGTATATCTACTAGCGGCGAACAAGCACTTGTGTTTGTTGAATCAACGCGTCCAGATTTAATCTTACTTGATATCATGATGCCCGGCATGGATGGGTATGAAGTATGTAAAATTTTAAAGGCCAAACAAAATACCAAAGGTATACCAATAATTTTTGTTACCGCACTTACTGAAGAGGAGTCTGAAGAAAAAGGCTTTGCAATGGGTGCTATTGATTACATTACTAAACCTTACAAACTAGCTTTAGTAAGAGCTCGCGTACGCACACATATTACCGCGCAAGGCATGCTTGATAGGCTTATCGAAAAAAACTTTGACCTACACGATAAACTCCTTGAAATAGAGGCATTAGCGACAGAGTTAAGTCAACGCGAAGAAGAACTTAAGCAGCTATCCTCTAAACAAAAATTATTTTATCAGGCCCTAACAAGCACCGCTGATGGCGTGGTTATTACTAATAGTGAAGGAAAAATAATTGCGGTTAATCCTTCATTTTGTCGCATTACAGGTTACTGCGAAGCAGAATCACTTGAAATGGACTTAAAAGATATTAAACAAAATAATCACCCTAGCATTAGCTTTGATAAAGTATGGCAACATGCGCATGAGGCTGGTTATTGGAGTGGTGAGCTAGTTACTAGAAGAAAAAATGGAGAGCTATACCCTGAGCTATTAACGCTTAGTATGGTAAAAAGTGAGCAAGATACCAACATAAATTATATTGGCGTATTTAGTGATATATCGAGCGTTAAAGTAACACAAGAACGCATAGACTATTTAACCTGGCATGATGAGCTCACTGAGCTACCAAACCGAAATGGTTTTTTAAAACAGTTAGAACAAAAGTTACAAGACTGTAGTAATGAAAAAACCTATGCCTATATTTATATTATCGATATAGATAGCTTTCACTCAATTAATGATGGATTAGGGCTCTTAGCTGGAGATAAAATTTTAAAGGAACTTGCAAAACGTATTCATGCTAACGTTGATAAAAAAGATATTATTGCACGTTTAGGCAGCGATGAATTTGCGGCCCTTTGTAGTGTAGATAAAGGTATTGGAAGAGCCCGAACACAATCAATTGCCGAAAATAAGGCACAAGAGCTATTAAAAGCTGTAAACCAACCTTTTAAAGTGGATGGGCAAGATGTAAGTCTGACCATCAGCATAGGTACTTATATTTTCCCGCGTGAAGATGTGTGGGAAAGTGCAATTGAGACTATACGTAATTGTGAGGCTGCTTGTTACAAAGCCAAAGAAAAAGGCGGTAACAGAGTTACATTTTTTGATACTTCATTTGGCGAGCAAGCAAAACGCCGATTTGAAATAGAACAAGATTTAAGAAAAGCGATTCCACAAAATGAGTTGTCGATTTATTTACAGTCGCAATTTGATAGTAGCCAAGCGCTTAAAGGTGCCGAAATTCTCCTACGATGGAACCACCCTCAAAAAGGCTTTATAAGCCCGTGTGAGTTTATTTCTATTGCTGAAGAGTCTGATGTAATATTTGAGTTAGACTGTTGGGTAACATCGAATGCGTTAAAGTTACTACTGGAATTAAAAAATACCCATCCAACATTAAATATATCAGTGAATATAAGCGGGCGTCATTTTCACGAACCTAGATTCTTAAACTTTATAAGCCAGCAACTAAAACAGGTAGATATTAACCCGCAGCAACTCACCATTGAGATTATTGAAGGCACATTACTTAATCACATGGAGGCCGCTATAGAAGCCGTTCACTACCTCAAAAGGCTTGGTGTGCGTGTCTCTATTGATGATTTTGGGACCGGTTACTCAAGCTTAACTTACCTAAAACAGTTACCTATTCATGAGTTGAAAATAGACCGCTCTTTTGTACTTGAAGCTCCTACAGATAATAACGATAAACTGATAATAGATATGATTGTTAGCCTAGGGAGGCTATTTCAGTTAGAAGTTGTAGCAGAGGGGGTGGAAAACCAATCACATTTCGATTTGTTGCAAGAATACCCAGAAGTTATCTTACAAGGTTATCACTTACATCGCCCTGAACCACTTGAGCAGTGGTTAGAAAAGCTTAATAACACATTTCAAAATGCATAATTACCGCCGATTTGATACCGGCGGTATGCGCTTGCTTAGCGTATGGTAATTATTTACGCACTTGGCCTTCGCCGTTAACTAAATATTTTTCGGTAGTTAATGACTCAAGCCCCATAGGGCCGTAAGCATGAAGCTTAGTCGTAGCAATACCAATTTCTGCACCTAAGCCAAGCTGAGAGCCATCTGAAAAACGCGATGATGCGTTGACCATAACAACAGATGCATCAACACTGCGTTGGAAAAGCTCCGCTGCAGTATCGTTTTTGGTACAAATAACTTCAGTGTGGTTTGAACCAAATTGTGCAATGTGTTCAACCGCAGCACTAAAGGTTGGCACTACGCGAATCGCGATTTCTAAATCTAGATATTCTTCACCAAACTGTTCATCAGTAAGTACCGTTGCATTATCAAAGTATTTAGCTGCTTGTGCATCTGCGTTAATTTTTACGCCTTCTTGACGAAGCACTACCGCACATAAATTTAAAAACTCATCTGCTACATCTTGGTGTACCACTAAACCTTCAAGTGCATTACATACACCTGTACGCTGTGTTTTACCATTGAGTAATAAGTTAATAGCTACTTCTAAGTCTGCGTCTTTATCAACATATAAATGGCACACACCTTTAAAGTGCTGAATAACAGGAATTGTGCTGTT
The sequence above is drawn from the Pseudoalteromonas espejiana DSM 9414 genome and encodes:
- a CDS encoding two-component system response regulator produces the protein MHSIFLADNNKPVANQKQKPLILIVDDEPSNLHVLVEGLLADYDVRISTSGEQALVFVESTRPDLILLDIMMPGMDGYEVCKILKAKQNTKGIPIIFVTALTEEESEEKGFAMGAIDYITKPYKLALVRARVRTHITAQGMLDRLIEKNFDLHDKLLEIEALATELSQREEELKQLSSKQKLFYQALTSTADGVVITNSEGKIIAVNPSFCRITGYCEAESLEMDLKDIKQNNHPSISFDKVWQHAHEAGYWSGELVTRRKNGELYPELLTLSMVKSEQDTNINYIGVFSDISSVKVTQERIDYLTWHDELTELPNRNGFLKQLEQKLQDCSNEKTYAYIYIIDIDSFHSINDGLGLLAGDKILKELAKRIHANVDKKDIIARLGSDEFAALCSVDKGIGRARTQSIAENKAQELLKAVNQPFKVDGQDVSLTISIGTYIFPREDVWESAIETIRNCEAACYKAKEKGGNRVTFFDTSFGEQAKRRFEIEQDLRKAIPQNELSIYLQSQFDSSQALKGAEILLRWNHPQKGFISPCEFISIAEESDVIFELDCWVTSNALKLLLELKNTHPTLNISVNISGRHFHEPRFLNFISQQLKQVDINPQQLTIEIIEGTLLNHMEAAIEAVHYLKRLGVRVSIDDFGTGYSSLTYLKQLPIHELKIDRSFVLEAPTDNNDKLIIDMIVSLGRLFQLEVVAEGVENQSHFDLLQEYPEVILQGYHLHRPEPLEQWLEKLNNTFQNA